The Actinobacillus equuli genome includes a window with the following:
- a CDS encoding threonine synthase, whose protein sequence is MKFICNQCQQIAPVSTRQAKCQCGGLWSLDYQPPKFDLNQVDQHEWSLFRYRKFIALQDESWRDISLGEGMTPIVRFDENVLLKMDYFMPTLSFKDRGAAVLISHCKSIGVESVVQDSSGNAGNSVAAYCAKAGIQCEIFVPEGTSPKKINMIEAHGAKANVIKGSRDHCADVCRAKVENEGVYYANHVYNPFFYEGTKTYIYETFEQLGRIPKHIVVPVGNGTLFIGVIKGLEHLLESGVIDEMPTIIALQSEYCDPLLQAVKKGQKFAEQVEIKPTIAEGIAIGQPMRASEILAYAEKYAIRFVHAPEDKILAARNALAKKGIYCEHTTAANYAAYLHYCELYGTVEDCLITMCGAGLKSDH, encoded by the coding sequence ATGAAATTTATCTGTAATCAATGCCAACAAATTGCGCCGGTATCTACTCGCCAAGCAAAATGTCAATGTGGCGGGTTATGGTCATTAGATTATCAGCCACCTAAATTTGATCTCAATCAGGTTGATCAGCATGAGTGGAGCTTATTTCGTTATCGAAAATTTATCGCTTTGCAAGATGAAAGTTGGCGTGATATTTCCTTGGGTGAGGGGATGACGCCGATAGTCCGCTTTGATGAAAATGTATTATTAAAAATGGATTACTTTATGCCAACGCTTTCCTTTAAAGACCGTGGTGCGGCGGTACTTATCAGTCATTGTAAGTCGATTGGTGTTGAATCGGTGGTACAAGATAGTAGTGGTAATGCAGGAAATAGTGTCGCAGCCTATTGCGCTAAAGCGGGTATTCAGTGTGAAATTTTTGTACCGGAAGGAACATCGCCGAAAAAAATTAATATGATTGAGGCGCATGGTGCTAAAGCTAATGTGATTAAAGGTAGCCGTGATCATTGTGCCGATGTATGTCGTGCTAAGGTTGAAAATGAGGGCGTTTATTATGCTAATCACGTGTATAACCCCTTCTTCTACGAAGGTACGAAAACCTATATTTATGAAACGTTTGAACAGCTCGGGCGGATTCCAAAACATATTGTCGTTCCGGTTGGAAACGGTACTTTGTTTATTGGTGTCATTAAAGGACTAGAACATTTGTTGGAAAGTGGCGTTATTGATGAAATGCCAACGATTATTGCATTACAAAGCGAATATTGTGATCCATTATTGCAAGCGGTCAAAAAAGGGCAAAAATTTGCAGAACAGGTTGAGATTAAGCCGACTATCGCCGAAGGTATTGCCATTGGACAGCCTATGCGAGCAAGTGAAATTTTAGCTTATGCGGAAAAATATGCGATTCGTTTTGTTCATGCACCGGAAGATAAAATTCTTGCGGCACGAAACGCTTTAGCCAAAAAAGGAATTTATTGTGAACATACTACCGCAGCCAACTATGCGGCTTATCTTCACTACTGTGAACTATATGGTACAGTAGAAGATTGCTTAATTACGATGTGTGGTGCTGGACTGAAATCAGATCATTAA
- a CDS encoding YbaK/prolyl-tRNA synthetase associated domain-containing protein — MSEKTFENLTALLDQYQARYRVVHHTSAGKSEEVAKIRGTEIGQGAKALVCKIKGNGVKQAVLAILPADEQADLNQIAQYLGGTKASLASPKEVDELTDCVFGAIPPFSFHPDLKLIADPSLLKRYAELAFNAGTLECSIILNTQDYARIVQPMLVSFVKRDI, encoded by the coding sequence ATGTCGGAAAAAACATTCGAAAATTTGACCGCACTTTTAGACCAATATCAAGCTCGTTATCGAGTAGTCCATCATACTAGTGCCGGTAAATCGGAAGAGGTTGCGAAAATTCGTGGTACGGAAATCGGGCAAGGGGCAAAAGCCTTGGTATGTAAAATCAAAGGAAATGGTGTAAAACAAGCAGTACTCGCTATTTTACCAGCCGATGAGCAGGCTGATTTAAATCAAATTGCCCAATACTTAGGTGGTACAAAGGCGTCTCTTGCTAGCCCTAAAGAAGTTGATGAACTTACAGATTGTGTATTTGGTGCAATTCCACCTTTTAGCTTTCATCCGGATCTTAAACTTATTGCAGATCCTAGTTTACTTAAACGCTATGCTGAACTTGCTTTTAACGCCGGTACGTTAGAATGTTCAATTATTTTAAATACGCAAGATTATGCACGTATTGTGCAGCCGATGTTAGTGAGTTTTGTGAAAAGAGATATATAG
- a CDS encoding metal ABC transporter ATP-binding protein, producing the protein MASIPTSISVEKLSVRYNNGHLALHDVSFQLQNGTICALIGVNGGGKSTLFKSLMGLVKPQTGTILLNQMPIQQALKQNLVSYVPQSEEVDWQFPVSVYDVVMMGRYGYMGLLRRPSSLDKQKVMQAMERVDICHLQHRQIGELSGGQKKRVFLARALAQESQIILLDEPFTGVDVKTENAIVELLQQLRSEGHLVLVSTHNLNSVPSFCDQVLMINRTLLAAGKTETTFTTENLEKVFGGVLHYLAKDIG; encoded by the coding sequence ATGGCATCCATTCCAACCTCTATTTCTGTTGAAAAGCTAAGTGTCCGTTATAACAACGGGCATTTAGCCTTACATGATGTTTCTTTCCAACTGCAAAACGGTACGATTTGTGCCTTAATCGGTGTAAATGGCGGTGGTAAATCTACGCTATTTAAAAGTTTAATGGGATTAGTCAAACCTCAAACCGGCACAATCCTGTTAAACCAAATGCCAATTCAACAAGCTTTGAAACAGAATCTGGTTTCTTATGTGCCGCAAAGCGAAGAGGTCGATTGGCAATTTCCTGTTTCCGTTTACGATGTCGTTATGATGGGACGCTACGGCTATATGGGATTGCTACGCCGTCCTTCATCTCTTGATAAACAAAAAGTGATGCAAGCGATGGAACGAGTGGATATTTGCCATTTACAACACCGTCAAATCGGTGAACTTTCTGGCGGACAGAAAAAGCGTGTATTTTTGGCTAGAGCATTGGCGCAAGAAAGTCAGATTATTTTACTGGACGAGCCGTTTACCGGTGTTGATGTCAAAACCGAAAATGCCATCGTTGAATTGTTGCAGCAACTGCGTAGCGAAGGACATTTAGTTTTAGTTTCAACACACAATTTAAATAGCGTGCCTAGCTTTTGCGATCAAGTATTGATGATCAATCGTACCTTACTTGCTGCCGGGAAAACCGAAACCACCTTTACTACCGAAAATCTGGAAAAAGTCTTTGGCGGTGTACTGCATTATCTTGCTAAAGATATCGGATAG
- a CDS encoding metal ABC transporter substrate-binding protein, with translation MKLSFLRHAFVAALGLSATLTMAAPFKVVTTFTVIQDIAQNVAGDKAIVESITKPGAEIHDYQPTPKDIAKAQKADLILWNGMNLERWFERFFENVKGKPAVVVTEGITPIAITEGEYKNLPNPHAWMSSANALQYIENIRAALVKYDPNNAESYNQNAKAYAEKVKAIAEPLRQRLSVIPEAQRWLVTSEGAFSYLAQDYQLKELYLWAINAEEQGSPQQVKKVIDGVKANHIPVVFSESTVSDKPAKQVAKETGALYGGVLYVDSLSTKDGAVPTYLDLLKVTISTIVDGFEKSKK, from the coding sequence ATGAAACTTTCATTTTTAAGACACGCATTTGTGGCTGCATTAGGTTTAAGCGCAACACTCACTATGGCAGCACCATTCAAAGTCGTCACAACATTTACCGTTATTCAAGATATTGCACAAAATGTAGCGGGTGATAAAGCAATTGTGGAATCCATCACCAAACCCGGTGCTGAAATTCATGACTACCAACCGACACCTAAAGATATTGCTAAAGCACAAAAAGCGGATCTTATCTTATGGAACGGTATGAATTTAGAACGTTGGTTCGAGCGTTTCTTTGAAAACGTAAAAGGTAAACCGGCCGTTGTTGTGACCGAAGGCATCACACCAATTGCAATTACCGAAGGTGAATATAAAAACTTACCGAACCCGCATGCTTGGATGTCATCAGCTAACGCATTGCAATATATTGAAAATATTCGTGCCGCTTTAGTGAAATACGATCCGAACAATGCCGAAAGCTATAACCAAAATGCTAAAGCTTACGCTGAAAAAGTAAAAGCAATTGCAGAGCCTCTACGCCAACGTCTATCCGTTATTCCGGAAGCACAACGTTGGTTAGTAACCAGTGAAGGCGCATTCAGTTATTTAGCACAAGACTACCAATTAAAAGAGCTTTATCTATGGGCAATCAATGCTGAAGAACAAGGCTCACCGCAACAAGTGAAAAAAGTAATTGACGGCGTAAAAGCAAATCACATTCCTGTCGTTTTCAGCGAAAGTACCGTATCGGATAAACCGGCGAAACAAGTTGCTAAAGAAACCGGCGCATTATACGGCGGTGTGTTATATGTTGATTCACTTTCAACCAAAGACGGCGCTGTACCGACTTATTTGGATTTATTAAAAGTGACAATCAGCACAATTGTTGACGGTTTTGAAAAAAGCAAAAAATAA
- a CDS encoding TusE/DsrC/DsvC family sulfur relay protein — MYYIELNEQKYPTDASGYLTNLDDWSEALAIEIAKKEQIVLTNEHWEIIFLVRDFYQEYKTSPAIRMLVKAMAQKFGEEKGNSRYLQRLFPDGPAKQATKIAGLPKPIKCL; from the coding sequence ATGTATTACATTGAATTAAACGAACAAAAATATCCGACAGATGCTTCAGGTTACTTAACTAACCTTGATGATTGGTCAGAAGCGCTTGCGATTGAAATTGCAAAGAAAGAACAAATTGTTCTGACAAATGAACACTGGGAAATTATCTTTCTAGTACGTGATTTCTATCAAGAATACAAAACCTCACCTGCAATCCGAATGCTAGTTAAAGCGATGGCACAAAAATTCGGCGAAGAGAAAGGAAATAGCCGTTATTTACAACGTTTATTTCCTGACGGCCCGGCAAAACAAGCAACCAAAATTGCCGGTTTACCTAAACCCATAAAATGTTTATAA
- a CDS encoding Bax inhibitor-1 family protein — protein MENRVISGAASGESLLSTHKVLRNTYLLLSMTLAFSAVIAFVAMSMNAPALPWWGLLIGFYGLLFLTNATANSGAGILSVFALTGFLGYTLGPILNRYIGAGLGDVIALALGATALVFFACSAYVLTTKKDMSFLSGMMMALFVVLLVGIIANIFLAIPALSLAMSALFVVFSSGAILLGTSNIIHGGETNYIRATVDLYVSLYNLFLSLLQIFGVLGSDD, from the coding sequence ATGGAAAATCGTGTAATTAGCGGTGCAGCAAGCGGTGAATCGTTACTCAGCACTCACAAAGTATTACGTAATACTTATTTATTACTTTCAATGACATTAGCCTTTTCAGCAGTAATTGCTTTTGTGGCAATGTCAATGAATGCACCGGCATTACCATGGTGGGGATTATTAATCGGCTTCTACGGTTTATTATTCCTAACTAATGCGACTGCGAATAGCGGTGCAGGTATTTTAAGCGTATTTGCTTTAACCGGCTTCTTAGGTTACACCTTAGGACCGATTTTAAATCGTTATATCGGTGCAGGTTTAGGTGATGTGATTGCACTTGCATTAGGAGCGACTGCATTAGTATTTTTCGCTTGTTCGGCTTATGTACTTACAACTAAGAAAGATATGTCATTCTTATCAGGTATGATGATGGCATTATTTGTTGTCTTACTTGTTGGCATCATCGCAAATATTTTCTTAGCAATTCCGGCATTAAGCCTTGCAATGAGTGCATTATTTGTGGTGTTCTCAAGCGGTGCGATTTTACTTGGTACAAGCAATATTATTCACGGTGGCGAAACGAATTATATCCGTGCGACAGTGGATTTATACGTATCTCTATACAACCTATTCTTAAGCCTATTACAAATCTTCGGTGTATTAGGTAGTGACGATTAA
- the pgsA gene encoding CDP-diacylglycerol--glycerol-3-phosphate 3-phosphatidyltransferase, which translates to MKLNFPTYLTLFRVILIPLFVIAFYLPAGWYAPEISTLIFFIASITDAFDGYLARKWNQTTRLGAFLDPVADKVLVAVALVCVVEYYHTWWITIPAAIMIAREIIISALREWMAELGERASVAVSVWGKFKTTAQMLALGGMLWRFNLAMEILAWILLYIAAGLTLWSMIQYLKAAKGSLLKS; encoded by the coding sequence ATGAAACTAAATTTTCCTACCTATTTAACCTTATTTCGGGTAATTCTAATCCCTTTATTTGTGATTGCTTTTTATTTACCAGCCGGTTGGTATGCGCCTGAAATTTCAACGCTTATTTTCTTTATTGCTTCTATTACGGATGCCTTTGACGGTTATTTAGCTCGTAAATGGAACCAGACTACACGCTTAGGGGCATTTTTAGATCCTGTTGCGGATAAAGTGTTAGTTGCAGTGGCATTGGTTTGTGTAGTGGAATATTATCATACGTGGTGGATTACCATTCCGGCTGCGATTATGATTGCTCGAGAAATTATTATTTCCGCATTAAGAGAGTGGATGGCGGAGCTCGGAGAGCGGGCGAGTGTAGCGGTTTCAGTGTGGGGCAAATTTAAGACAACAGCACAAATGTTAGCGCTTGGCGGAATGTTATGGAGGTTTAATTTAGCGATGGAAATACTCGCTTGGATTCTTCTTTATATTGCTGCTGGGCTTACACTTTGGTCTATGATTCAATATCTGAAAGCGGCTAAGGGTAGTCTGTTGAAGTCATAA
- a CDS encoding TonB-dependent receptor domain-containing protein, producing MHKHKKTIFQLSLISLAVSGYASANQANLDTVEVQAQPTVNHTRNISNLRELLANRTDVNIGGGSVSAQYISIRGAGQDRIGMVVDNTSTNTQQWYHQGRFQLDPSMVKSIKVDKGAGAASAGIGMTDGVIRAETVSAKDLLKNGNTFGARIGSEYNSNRGVNGSLSLYGQADNLDILLLGSWGNDKNYKAGRGYSDKVNTNSRVVNNTARRQGNYLAKFGYDLTEKHRIGASFRQETFYGNGQDRFEMIFNGRPVNANTTKRTYNLEYTGKDFGLVRDIQANAFYIDGRDQREDYQKDKLTGYQRHSKTETSGANLALTSELNNEHLLKYGVNLRKEQTSSQNSFGNIKGEQKSEYGLYAEGIWSLGKALTLTTGLRYDHYTLDTAGKVDKKGAPIAGKKSVSDSKLNPSLGLIWDVTPNFALNAKLNYASRSPILASAYTVTDNRGSLDKARGLRFVDPNLKTEDARLAEVGFEWKYADFNVKGSVFEQRVKNFYQSKDSIISNAGTLNTKGYEAELDYQWNALKLTAGVAYADPKADFALSNDPLNVIPQGRQWSTGVSYKFAEPSLELGWLGRYAQSKEYQTGSGAKAETKKRIGYGVHDIFVNWQPLNQDNFNVNFTVKNIGNKFYRSHSQRNNAVTPPSPGREFKLGMNYSF from the coding sequence ATGCATAAACATAAAAAAACAATCTTTCAATTAAGCTTAATCAGCTTAGCTGTTAGTGGCTATGCATCGGCTAATCAAGCGAATTTAGATACCGTAGAAGTTCAAGCACAACCTACCGTAAACCATACTCGAAATATTAGTAATTTGCGTGAATTATTAGCTAATCGCACCGATGTTAATATCGGTGGCGGTAGTGTTTCCGCACAATATATTTCGATTCGAGGAGCCGGACAAGATCGTATTGGTATGGTCGTTGATAATACCTCAACCAATACTCAACAGTGGTATCACCAAGGTCGTTTCCAATTAGATCCTTCTATGGTGAAATCAATTAAAGTGGATAAAGGTGCGGGGGCTGCGAGTGCCGGTATTGGTATGACGGATGGCGTTATTCGTGCTGAAACCGTTTCAGCTAAGGATTTACTCAAAAACGGCAACACTTTTGGGGCAAGAATCGGTTCGGAATATAATAGTAACCGAGGGGTTAACGGCTCTCTTTCGCTATATGGACAAGCGGATAACCTAGATATCTTGTTATTAGGAAGCTGGGGAAATGATAAAAATTATAAAGCCGGGCGAGGTTATTCCGATAAGGTGAATACAAATAGTCGTGTTGTAAATAATACCGCTCGCCGCCAAGGTAATTATTTAGCCAAGTTTGGTTATGATCTTACGGAAAAACACCGAATTGGAGCAAGCTTCCGTCAGGAAACCTTCTATGGTAATGGACAAGATCGTTTTGAAATGATTTTTAATGGGCGTCCTGTCAATGCGAATACGACAAAGCGTACTTATAATTTAGAGTATACGGGGAAAGATTTCGGCTTAGTGAGAGATATTCAGGCGAATGCGTTTTATATTGATGGAAGAGACCAACGTGAAGATTATCAAAAAGATAAATTGACGGGTTATCAACGCCATTCTAAAACAGAAACTAGTGGTGCTAATTTAGCACTTACCAGTGAGTTAAATAATGAACATCTGCTGAAGTATGGTGTGAATCTTCGTAAAGAGCAGACGAGTAGTCAAAACTCATTCGGTAATATTAAAGGTGAACAAAAATCTGAATATGGGTTATATGCTGAAGGTATTTGGTCTTTAGGCAAAGCGCTCACTTTAACAACGGGCTTACGTTATGATCACTATACTTTAGATACGGCAGGTAAAGTAGATAAAAAAGGGGCACCAATTGCCGGTAAGAAGTCGGTATCCGATAGTAAACTCAACCCAAGTTTGGGATTAATTTGGGACGTTACGCCGAATTTTGCTTTAAATGCAAAATTAAATTATGCAAGTCGTAGCCCTATTTTAGCTTCCGCTTATACAGTTACTGATAACCGAGGTTCATTAGATAAAGCAAGAGGATTACGCTTTGTGGATCCTAATTTGAAGACTGAGGATGCACGTTTAGCGGAAGTCGGTTTTGAATGGAAATATGCTGACTTTAATGTGAAAGGCAGTGTGTTTGAACAAAGAGTGAAAAACTTCTATCAATCGAAAGACAGCATCATTAGCAATGCGGGAACGTTAAACACTAAAGGTTATGAAGCGGAATTAGATTATCAATGGAATGCTTTAAAATTAACCGCCGGCGTAGCTTATGCGGATCCTAAGGCAGATTTTGCACTTTCTAACGATCCGCTAAATGTTATTCCTCAAGGTCGCCAATGGAGTACAGGCGTGTCTTATAAATTTGCGGAGCCAAGTTTAGAACTTGGATGGTTGGGTCGTTATGCGCAATCTAAAGAATATCAAACTGGCTCAGGTGCAAAAGCAGAAACGAAAAAACGTATCGGATACGGTGTACATGATATTTTTGTTAACTGGCAGCCACTTAACCAAGATAACTTTAATGTGAATTTCACGGTTAAAAACATTGGTAACAAGTTCTATCGTAGCCATAGCCAAAGAAATAATGCTGTGACACCGCCAAGCCCAGGGCGTGAATTTAAATTGGGTATGAACTATAGCTTCTAA
- the uvrC gene encoding excinuclease ABC subunit UvrC, translating into MFDAKSFLADVPHLPGVYRMYDAKNTIIYVGKAKDLKKRLSSYFRSQLASKKTEALVANIHHIETTITHSETEALLLEHNYIKENQPKYNVLLRDDKSYPYILLTKHQHPRITSFRGSKKIAGEYFGPYPNAGAVRETLNLLQKLFPIRQCEDSYYKNRSRPCLQYQIGRCLAPCVEGYYSQAEYDNQVNLVRLFLQGKDGQVIEHLVQKMESAAQELDFEAAARFRDQIQSVRAVQEKQFVSNERLDDLDIISIAYQHGIACVHILFVRHGKVLGNRSYFPKVPNNTDLTELADTFVGQFYLQMNQHRTIPNQIIIDQPLSEAAALANVLSEQAGHKVSIVDKTIRGDKSRYLALAKTNAEAALTLQLKQDTHIRQRYDSLKALLNLAEIKRMECFDISHTMGNQTVASCVVFDENGPLKSDYRRFNIEGITGGDDYAAMEQALLKRYDRNLEEEKIPDIIFIDGGKGQLNRALETFASLNVSWDKRKPLLIGVAKGVERKAGLETLLISKWDKEIHLPPDSPALHLIQHIRDESHNHAISGHRKKRQKAFTESGLESIAGVGAKRRQALLKYLGGMQGVKSATLEEIQSVPGISKQLAEVIFDTLQNN; encoded by the coding sequence ATGTTTGATGCCAAATCCTTTCTTGCCGATGTACCTCATCTTCCCGGTGTTTACCGCATGTATGATGCGAAAAATACCATTATCTATGTCGGTAAAGCCAAAGATCTTAAAAAACGCTTATCCAGTTATTTTCGTAGCCAACTCGCCAGTAAGAAAACCGAAGCGTTAGTTGCTAACATTCATCATATTGAAACCACAATTACCCATTCGGAAACGGAAGCGTTACTGCTTGAACATAATTACATTAAAGAGAATCAGCCGAAGTACAACGTGCTTTTGCGTGATGATAAATCCTATCCGTATATTTTACTCACAAAGCATCAGCACCCTCGAATTACTTCGTTTCGCGGTAGTAAAAAAATTGCCGGCGAATATTTCGGTCCGTATCCGAATGCAGGGGCAGTGCGTGAAACGCTAAACTTGCTGCAAAAACTGTTTCCGATTCGCCAATGTGAAGACAGTTACTATAAAAATCGTTCTCGCCCTTGTTTGCAATACCAAATCGGGCGTTGTCTTGCCCCTTGTGTAGAAGGTTATTACTCACAAGCGGAATATGATAACCAAGTAAATCTAGTCCGTTTATTTTTACAAGGCAAAGACGGGCAAGTGATAGAGCATTTGGTACAAAAAATGGAAAGTGCTGCACAAGAGCTGGATTTTGAAGCAGCAGCTCGTTTTCGCGATCAGATTCAATCGGTGCGAGCGGTACAAGAAAAACAATTTGTGTCTAACGAGCGTTTGGATGATCTGGATATTATTTCGATCGCTTATCAGCACGGCATTGCTTGCGTACATATTTTATTTGTGCGCCACGGTAAGGTATTGGGCAATCGTTCCTATTTTCCTAAAGTACCGAACAATACCGATTTAACCGAATTGGCAGATACTTTTGTCGGTCAGTTTTATTTACAAATGAACCAACATCGCACGATACCGAATCAAATTATTATTGATCAGCCGTTAAGTGAAGCGGCGGCATTAGCTAATGTACTGTCGGAACAAGCGGGACATAAAGTCAGTATTGTCGATAAAACTATTCGTGGCGATAAAAGCCGCTATTTGGCACTAGCGAAAACCAATGCGGAAGCGGCACTGACCTTACAACTGAAACAAGATACGCATATTCGCCAGCGTTATGACTCGCTCAAAGCATTGCTCAATTTAGCGGAAATCAAGCGGATGGAGTGTTTCGATATTTCTCACACAATGGGCAATCAGACGGTCGCGTCTTGTGTGGTGTTTGATGAAAACGGACCGTTAAAATCGGATTACCGTCGTTTTAATATTGAAGGCATTACCGGCGGCGATGATTATGCGGCAATGGAACAAGCCTTATTAAAACGTTATGACCGTAATTTAGAAGAAGAAAAAATCCCGGATATTATTTTTATTGACGGTGGTAAAGGGCAGCTTAATCGAGCGTTAGAAACCTTTGCTTCGTTAAATGTCAGTTGGGATAAGCGTAAACCGTTATTAATCGGCGTGGCGAAAGGGGTAGAGCGGAAAGCCGGTTTAGAAACCTTATTGATCAGCAAATGGGATAAAGAAATACACTTACCGCCGGACAGTCCTGCTTTGCATTTGATTCAACATATTCGTGATGAATCTCATAATCATGCGATTTCCGGACACCGCAAAAAACGCCAAAAAGCTTTTACGGAGAGTGGATTGGAGTCAATTGCCGGAGTGGGAGCAAAACGTCGCCAAGCGTTACTGAAATATCTCGGTGGTATGCAGGGTGTGAAATCCGCCACGTTAGAAGAAATTCAATCCGTGCCCGGCATTTCAAAACAACTTGCCGAAGTGATTTTTGATACGTTACAAAATAACTAA
- a CDS encoding nucleobase:cation symporter-2 family protein, with amino-acid sequence MQNLRYPVDSKPPFGLTLLLAAQHLLAALGGIIAVPLVIGNVLKLPTPDTIVLVNAALLVSGIVTIIQCQGIGPIGLRLPSVMGTSFTFVAAALAIGFSEHGVAGIMGASLVGSLVMIIGSFFMPYVRKLFPPVVTGVVVMMIGLSLIPVAVDWFAGGQKGDAHYADPANLAMATFVLVLVVILVQWGKGIFSAAAIVIGMMVGYVVALALGWINFDAVKNAETFAIPQPLHFGLAFPISGIIGMSIAYLVTIVESSGNFLALGNATQTEITGKHLRGGVLCDGLGSAFAAIMSTTPFSSFAQNIGVISLTGVASRYVVTIMGVLLVLAGVFPWLGALIVSIPSPVLGGAGLMMFAMIIAAGIQMLDKVERSKRNGLIIAISIGCGLAVTTRPELLDKLPSFFKEVFGSGITVGSLLALVLNLILPEDKE; translated from the coding sequence ATGCAAAATTTACGTTATCCTGTTGATTCCAAACCTCCTTTCGGATTAACCCTTCTTCTTGCTGCACAACATCTTTTAGCGGCGCTTGGCGGTATTATCGCCGTGCCACTTGTTATCGGTAATGTACTTAAACTTCCGACTCCAGATACGATTGTATTAGTGAATGCGGCATTATTGGTTTCAGGGATCGTAACCATCATTCAATGCCAAGGTATCGGCCCGATTGGCTTACGTTTACCGAGCGTGATGGGAACCAGCTTTACTTTCGTGGCGGCAGCTTTAGCGATTGGTTTTAGCGAACATGGTGTTGCTGGCATTATGGGCGCTTCGTTAGTCGGCTCATTAGTGATGATTATCGGTAGTTTCTTTATGCCGTATGTGCGTAAATTATTCCCGCCTGTCGTTACCGGTGTGGTGGTTATGATGATCGGTTTAAGCTTAATTCCAGTTGCGGTGGATTGGTTCGCTGGCGGTCAAAAAGGCGATGCACATTATGCGGATCCGGCAAATCTTGCAATGGCGACTTTTGTACTTGTGCTGGTTGTGATTTTAGTACAATGGGGTAAAGGTATTTTCTCAGCGGCAGCGATTGTGATCGGTATGATGGTCGGTTATGTAGTGGCGTTAGCATTAGGTTGGATCAACTTTGATGCGGTTAAAAATGCAGAAACTTTTGCCATTCCGCAGCCATTGCATTTCGGATTAGCATTTCCGATTTCAGGTATTATCGGGATGTCGATTGCTTATTTAGTGACGATTGTTGAATCAAGCGGTAACTTCTTAGCTTTAGGTAATGCTACGCAAACCGAAATTACCGGTAAGCATTTACGTGGCGGGGTATTATGTGACGGTTTAGGTTCTGCATTTGCGGCAATTATGTCAACCACGCCATTCTCATCGTTTGCACAAAATATCGGGGTCATTTCGTTGACCGGTGTGGCAAGCCGCTATGTGGTAACGATTATGGGCGTATTACTGGTTTTAGCCGGTGTGTTCCCATGGTTAGGGGCATTAATCGTTTCGATTCCTAGCCCGGTATTAGGCGGTGCGGGCTTAATGATGTTTGCCATGATTATTGCCGCCGGTATCCAAATGTTGGATAAAGTGGAACGTTCAAAACGTAATGGTTTAATTATTGCCATTTCAATCGGTTGCGGTTTAGCGGTGACGACTCGTCCAGAATTATTAGATAAGTTACCGAGCTTCTTTAAAGAGGTATTCGGTTCGGGCATTACGGTCGGATCACTACTTGCATTAGTGCTAAATCTGATTCTTCCTGAGGATAAGGAATAA
- the trxA gene encoding thioredoxin, translating into MTLQVTDATFEQEVLKSDVPVLLDFWAPWCGPCRMVAPILDELSEEFAGRAKIAKVNVDENQQIPAQFGIRSIPTLILFKNGEVVATQVGALPKSQLSAFVEQAL; encoded by the coding sequence ATGACATTACAAGTTACTGACGCAACTTTTGAACAAGAAGTTTTAAAATCGGACGTTCCGGTATTATTAGATTTCTGGGCTCCATGGTGTGGTCCTTGCCGTATGGTTGCGCCAATTTTAGATGAATTATCAGAAGAGTTTGCCGGTCGTGCAAAAATTGCTAAAGTAAATGTGGATGAGAACCAACAAATCCCTGCACAATTCGGTATTCGTTCAATCCCGACATTAATTCTTTTCAAAAATGGTGAAGTGGTTGCAACGCAAGTTGGTGCATTACCAAAATCACAATTAAGTGCATTTGTTGAGCAAGCGCTTTAA